The window GTGCAATTGATATGCACATCTCTAATTTACGTAAGAAGATTCCAGAACGTAATGACGGCAAATCTCGCATCAAAACCTTACGTGGCCGTGGCTATTTATTGGTAGAGGAAGGTTAATGCGTATACCTAAAATCACTAGCTTATATGGACGTATCTTTGCCATCTTTTGGTTCACCATGTTACTGGTGCTTTTATCCGTGTTATCTCTACCGCACCTCGATCCTCGAGTGGCGCGAGATGTGCCCGCCGATCATCTCAATAAATTAGAGCGTATCGCTAAAATCACAGAAAAACGCTACGCCAAAGAACCGAATCTAGGCAAAATTGTTTTCCAACTTGAGGCTCCACGTAGCCGCAAGGATTCTCGTGCTCGTATCTATTTAACCGATCTTGAAGGTGCAGTCCTTACTTCGAAAAGGCATTCGGACTATAAACTTAAAGCGATTCGTAACTTTGTTACCTCTATTGATAACCCTGAGATGCCGAAACAAAAGCTTTACGGACATTACATGGTCGCTGGGCCTGTGCCGATTACACTCGCTGGTGAAGAACTGTTGATGTACGCCGGAGTGAAGTGGAATCAACCACCGCCATTTTTGCTACGACTGTTTGATAAGCCTCTACAGCTATTACTTGCCGTCATGCTGGCAAGTACCCCACTATTACTTTGGTTAGCTTGGGCATTGAGCCAACCTGCTCGTAGGCTTGAACGCGCAGCGCAACGTGTGGCGAAAGGCCAATTCGAGGTCGATCCAACACTCGAAAAAGGTACCTCAGAATTCAGACAAGCGGGTGAAAGCTTTAACCAAATGGTCGAAGCGGTAAACCAGATGATCTCAGGGCAACAACGCCTGCTCTCTGATATCTCACACGAACTGCGCTCACCATTGACTCGTCTGCGTATGGCCAATGCGCTAGCGATACGTAAACAAGGTGAAAGCCAAGAGTTAGAACGTATCGATATGGAAGCACAGCGATTAGAGCAGATGATCAGTGAACTACTGACACTCTCTCGCATGCAGGTCGACAGCCACATAACTCGTGAAGTTCAACCACTCTCAAGTCTATGGGAAGAGATATTAAAAGACGCAGAGTTTGAAGCCGAGCAGATGGGTAAATTACTGACGTTTTCAGAGATCCCAGATCGTTCTATTTCGGGTAATCCTAAGCTACTGATGAGTGCCTTAGACAATATTACGCGCAATGCCATCTACTACGGTAAAGACCAAGTCGATGTGCAATTCCATGTAGCCCAAGATCAGCTGACCATTCGCGTGAATGACAATGGCGATGGTGTGCCTGATGACGAACTCGATTCGATTTTCAGACCGTTCTATCGTGTTTCAACGGCGCGAGATCGTAACTCAGGCGGTACTGGACTTGGGTTAACCATTACTGAGAGCGCGATTCGCCAACACAGCGGAACCATCACAGCCAGTCGCAGCACATTGGGCGGACTACAGCTGGAAATTACCTTACCTATCCTACCGGTATAATACCCCCACAAAGATCGCAGTTGATAATGATTGCTATTATCATTATGGTAAATCCTCTAATTAAGGAGGATTTACCATGTCACACATTTTCCCTGCTCTACCCTACGCTTACGATGCCCTAGAACCTTACATTGATGCTAAGACGATGGAAGTGCATTACAGCAAGCACCATAGAACCTACTACGATAAGTTTGTTGCGGCTGTCTCTGGCAGCGAGCTAGAGCAACAGTCTCTGACCGAGATCTTCGCTAATATTTCTCAGCATAGCCCAGCGGTTCGTAACAATGGTGGTGGTTACTACAATCACATCTTGTATTGGAACTGCATGTCGCAAGATGGCGGTGGTGAACCGACGGGCGAACTTGGTGAGGCTATCAAAAGTACCTTCGGGGATTTCAAAGCGTTCCAAGAGTTGTTCGCACAAGCGGCAATCAATACCTTTGGTTCAGGCTTCGCTTGGTTGGTAGTAGAAGAAGGACAACTGAAGATCATCTCAACCTCAAACCAAGACAACCCGTGGATGGATACGGTTGCCAGCAACGGTGAGCCGATTCTTGCGCTCGATGTTTGGGAGCACGCCTACTACATCAGCTACCAAAACCGTCGCCCTGAGTACATCAATGCATGGTGGAACGTGGTGAATTGGAATGCAGTGTCAGCAAACTACGCACAAGCACTGGCGAATCAAGCATAAGCTGATGGTGGTGGTGAACTGTACTCACTCAGCTTGCCACCGTATACTCTGGCTATCTTTGAATATTCTTGTGAACCAACATGTTTGATATCGCTCTATACGAACCAGAAATTGCGCCCAATACGGGTAACATCATCCGCCTATGTGCTAACTGTGGCGCAAACCTGCACCTGATTGAGCCACTTGGCTTTGATTTTGAAGAGAAGAAAGTTCGTCGTGCTGGCTTGGATTACCACGACCTAGCGCGTGTTAAGCGTCACAAGAACCTAGAAGCCTTCCTTGAGTATCTAGAGAATGAACGCGAAGGTGATTTCCGCATCTTCGCTTGCACGACTAAAACGACAGGTCACCACGTTGATGCAAAATTCCAACAAGGTGATGTG of the Vibrio lentus genome contains:
- the cpxA gene encoding envelope stress sensor histidine kinase CpxA, with protein sequence MRIPKITSLYGRIFAIFWFTMLLVLLSVLSLPHLDPRVARDVPADHLNKLERIAKITEKRYAKEPNLGKIVFQLEAPRSRKDSRARIYLTDLEGAVLTSKRHSDYKLKAIRNFVTSIDNPEMPKQKLYGHYMVAGPVPITLAGEELLMYAGVKWNQPPPFLLRLFDKPLQLLLAVMLASTPLLLWLAWALSQPARRLERAAQRVAKGQFEVDPTLEKGTSEFRQAGESFNQMVEAVNQMISGQQRLLSDISHELRSPLTRLRMANALAIRKQGESQELERIDMEAQRLEQMISELLTLSRMQVDSHITREVQPLSSLWEEILKDAEFEAEQMGKLLTFSEIPDRSISGNPKLLMSALDNITRNAIYYGKDQVDVQFHVAQDQLTIRVNDNGDGVPDDELDSIFRPFYRVSTARDRNSGGTGLGLTITESAIRQHSGTITASRSTLGGLQLEITLPILPV
- the trmL gene encoding tRNA (uridine(34)/cytosine(34)/5-carboxymethylaminomethyluridine(34)-2'-O)-methyltransferase TrmL, producing MFDIALYEPEIAPNTGNIIRLCANCGANLHLIEPLGFDFEEKKVRRAGLDYHDLARVKRHKNLEAFLEYLENEREGDFRIFACTTKTTGHHVDAKFQQGDVLMFGPETRGLPAEFIESMPMEQRIRIPMMPDARSLNLSNAVAIIAFEAWRQMGFEGAV
- a CDS encoding superoxide dismutase translates to MSHIFPALPYAYDALEPYIDAKTMEVHYSKHHRTYYDKFVAAVSGSELEQQSLTEIFANISQHSPAVRNNGGGYYNHILYWNCMSQDGGGEPTGELGEAIKSTFGDFKAFQELFAQAAINTFGSGFAWLVVEEGQLKIISTSNQDNPWMDTVASNGEPILALDVWEHAYYISYQNRRPEYINAWWNVVNWNAVSANYAQALANQA